TTCGCCCAGCCGCCGGGCCACCGCGCGCAACGCGGCCTCAACCGCGACCATATGCTTTATGATGTTCCGGTTACGTACGTTCGCCTGGACCAGGGCCCAGGCCTCCGGCCGCTCCATACCGACACCTCAACGCGAAACTTAATTAGTTACGCCGTAAACGCGTTGCACGCCCGCCCGGGCGCCGCCGTTACGTCCTTCACGGGTTTTGGCACGCCAAGGCCAACAACGCTGCGGACAATGTAACAAACGCCGACAACCAAATAACAAAACGAGCTCGCCACATATACTACTCCTTTTCTGCCGTTACGCCGCGACGTTAAGTATAACCTCCTCGCAGCCCGCCGTCGAGTTAAATTTTCCGGGCGCCGGCGGGCCGTACCTCTTCGCGTGCGAAGCGAACGCCAAACATACCATCCATCAGATAAACCCCTCGAGCGGGTCGGTCGTCAAGTCGTTCGACGGGCCGGCTTTCGCCGGTAACATTATCGGCCTCACCTGGGACGGTACGTACCTCTGGGCGTGCCAGAACTACATGGGCGATTACATGTACGCCTTCCAGTTCATCGCGTACGACCCCAACACCGGCATCTCGCCGGCGAGTATAGGTAAGATCAAATCGTTATACAGATGAGACCGTGCAAAATTAAAAAGGGCGGCCTTCGGGCCGCCTTTTAATTCGTCTATATTTAAACCGGCGTACGTTCGGCATATCGAGTTTACGGCTTATAAACCGTGTCCCATTCCGGCTGCGTAAAGAGCGCGGGCGAGAAGAAGAAGACGTACGCCGCGAGCGCCGCGTCGACGTCGCCCGTAAACCCGCCCGCTTCGTAAAAGCCGACCGTTACCAGACGGGGGTCCTGTATGACGCCCTCGCGGACGTAACCTACGGCTCGAGACGACGCGTCCTCGACGCAGCCTCCTCCGCGCACACGCCCTATAGTCCAGTACGACGCGTCTTCGACCGAGCCTTCGTCGCGCACGAAGCCGAGCGTTCGGAACCTCATATCCTCGACGCGCCCCCCCGTTCGGATGTAACCGAGCGTGCGGAACGACGCGTCTTCCACCCGGCCGCCGTCTCTAATGTACGCTACGACCGGGCCGGAAGGCGCCCTAATCTGAATATCGGCCGCGGCCGCGCCCACGGCGACTACGGTCCCAACACAAGAGACAACCCAAATCGACCTCAATCGCATTACGGGCCTCCGAACTCAAACCAATTCACGACGGCGAGCGTCGCCGAAGCACGAAGACGTTCGCTGACGCGGCCGTAAGGCCGTTCCTAGTAGTAGAACGTCTGCCGCGTTTTCTCCTCGTCGTTTACGAAGAGTACAACCTCGACTTCGACGATCGAGCCGTCGGGCGGTATTACTTGTATGGTGGCGGGAGTCTCGTCGCCGGCCAGCTTGATTTTCATCGGTTCCGACGTCGCCCGGGCGAGGGCCTCGGCCCCCGTTTTGGCCGAAATATATTTAAAATCGACCTGGCCCGTCACGGTAACGGTCCCGCTGCCTTTCAGCGAAAAATTTAACTCGCCGTCCTCGTACGAAACTATGGTGGCCTCGACGGCGAACGCGGCGGCCGCGGCCGAGCAAACGACGCCGAAGGCGAACAATTTTTTCCACATAAGTCGATCACCCTCGATAAATATAAATTAAGAACGCAAACGTTACAAGATAAAAAGGAAGCGCTCGGTCGAACTAGCCGGCAAATACGCATATTTGCTAATAATAGGTATTAAAATCGGCTCATTTTTTGACATATGTTACTTAGCCGGTTATAATCTATACGATATCAAGTGGCCGAAAACGAACTCATTAATCGCCGAGAAGCCGAGGCATTGGCGCGAAAAGGGTCCAACCTTTCTTTTATAGGCCGGTATGCCGAAAGCCTACCCCTTTTCGACCGGGCCATAGCGCTGGACGCCACCTTCGTCCGCGCGTACACCGGCCGCGCGGTAACGCTCGCGCAACTAGGCCGCCCGGCCGAGGGTTTAGCCTCCGCCGAAGAAGCCCTGAAATTGGAACCTGCCAACGCCGTCGCCTACACGACGTTAGGGTTTTGTCTTTACCGCCTGGGCCGGGGCGACGAGGCCGAAGCGGCGTACGAGAAGGCGCTGACGGTAGCGCCGGAGAACCCGCGGGTTTTATACAATTACGCGTGCTACTGGGCGCTGGTGGGCGACGAAGAAAAGTGCCGCGAGTTCCTGACGCGGGCGTTCCAATACGTGGAAAGCGACGTCGTCGAACACTCGAAAAAAGACCGCGATTTGGAACGGTACGTCGATGCCGACTGGTTCGACGACCTCCACGCCGCGGCCAAGACGTTGGAGGAAGGCATTACGCATTTCTTGGCGGGTCGTTACGCCGCAGCGTTAGCGGCGTTCGAGCGCACGCTGGCCATAAACGACCGACACGTGCGGGCGCACGCAGGCCGCAGCTTCTCGCTGGCCCAGCTCGGCCGGCCGGACGAAGGTTTGGCGGCGGCGGAAGAGGCGGTCCGCTTAAACCCGGCGTACGTCCGCGGGTATTCCGCGTTCGCGATTTGCCTGCACCGTTTACACCGTCGCGCCGAAGCGCAAACCGCGTACGAACGCGCCGTTGAACTCGCGCCCGACGACCCCGCGGCGTTGTATAACTTCGCCTGCTTCTGGGCCGAGGTGGGAAATGAAGAGAAGTGCCGGGAATACCTCACGCGGGCGCTGACCCACGACGACGGCCAGGTCGTGGGCCACGTCGCGAAAGACCCCGACATGGCGCGCTACCGAAACGCCGACTGGCTCCGCGAACTTATCGCGGCGGCCAAGAAAGCACGGCGTACGGCCCCGCCGAAAGAGCCGATATAGGGGCCGGCCTTGGGCTGGTCCGTCTTCCCGCCCGTTATAACGCCTCGGGCGGTAGCGGACCGCCGTTTATATTATGGAAAACGGTTGGACCGAAGAAGAAGTACGGGAACTGGTCGGCGACGGCGACGACACGCGGGTCATCCCGGTCAACGTAACGGCCGCCGCGGGCCAACGGGTCCTGAACTTCCGGGCCGTCGAGGGGATACTCGCCCGGGCCGACCGGATCGCCGTTGCCGAGTGCTTCTGCCACAATAAGATGCAACGGTGCGACCACACGCGCGAGGGTTGTATGTTTCTGGGGCCGTGGTACGACGGGGCCGTCAAGGACGGCTACGCCCGGCCGGCCTCGCGCGAAGAAGCATTAGCGATTCTCCGCAGGACGTACGACGACGGCCCGGGCCTGGTGGCGGCGGCGGCGGACGAGGGCCCGTATAAAATATGCGCTTGCTGCTCGCGTTGTTGTTTCCAATTCACGGCCTTGAATAAGTTCGGGATGGAGAACGCGTTGCTAAGCTCGGATTACGTCGCTACCCACGACGGCGACTTATGCGCGGCGTGCGGCGCGTGCGTCGAACGCTGCCACTTCGGCGCGACGGCCCGAGGCGAGGAGGGCTTGCGGTTCGACCCGGGTAAGTGCTTCGGCTGCGGCCTTTGCGCCGGGACCTGCCCCACCAGCGCGCAGACGCTGGTCGAAAAATAAAATGCCTTTCAACGAGAATTGAAACGCCCCGCGCACGCGGGGCGTTTCGTCGTTTCGCCATTCTTTCACCGGCGAAAGTTATCAGAAGTTATGCGTCAAAGTAATGCGATGGGAACCCGGATGGACCAGGTCGCTTAAGCTCAAGAACGCGGAGGGGTCGTTAACCGTAACGTATCCCTCCGCGAAATCGTAGTTGAAGGTCCAATTCTCGCTGGGCCGGTAGCACGCGCCGGCGAACATCGTATTCCTCGGGACAGCGAGTACGTTCTGTCGCCACCCGGCCTTGAACGACACGTCGTCGGTGAACCACCGCTCGAGCCCCACCTGCGTACTGGTCGCGAGGTCGTCGAAGTTGTACTCGTTGAATATACGCCCCATATGGTCGAGTTCGTCATACCCCAGGTGTACAAGGTTGACGTTGTAGTCGAAGGCGACGGTCGTCTTCTCGTCGGGGTAAAGGGCGAAGCCCGGCCTGAAAGCGAGGTCGTATTCCAACCCTTCGCCCACCCGGTAGTCGACGTCGTGTTCGTCTATCGCCACCACAGGCGCGATTTTAAAGTCGAACTTTAGGCCGACACCCACCTTCGACCACGGCATCGTCCGGTAATCGGCTTGACCCAAGAACCGCGTCGCCGAAGCTTTGAAGCCGTCGTGCCTCGGATACCAGTACCAGTACGACGTCTCGGAGTACAAGAGGTCCAACGAATTTCTAAGTACTTGGAGGCCGCCGGCGAAGCCCAAGTGCGTATCCCCGGAACGATAAAACGCGCCGCCGAGAAACTCGACGTTGGTCAACGTTAGCTCGTCGAAGCTCCACCCCGACTCCGGTTCCCAACGTCCGTATTCGTACCACTTATCCTCGGAGGTAGCGTCGGTATAGGAAAACCTTCCGGAAGCACCGAAAGCCCACGGGCCGAGGTCGAACGCCACGACCGCCTCGGCCCGTTCGCTCGGCACGTTGAAAGTGTACGCGTCGCCTTCCCAGTAACCGACTTCCGGGACCGAAACGCCGGACAGCCCCACCGAAAACGTCGTCCAATCGACGCCTCCGCCGAAGGCGGCGACGGTAGAACCGGAGCGGAAAACGCCCAAAACCGACGACGCCGCAGCGACGTTAAACGTGAGTTCGGCGGCTGCTTCGCCGGGCTCGGGCGGCGTACCTGGTTTGCCCTTGCCTCCTCCCTCGCTGTATTTAATCGAACCCATCGACCAGTCGCCGCCTACGTCAAGAAGAACCGCGGAACGGGCGTAATAAACCAATTTCGCGGGGTTTGCGGCGTAGCTCACCAGGGCGTTGTCTTCGGCGTTGAACGCCACGCTGGTCCCGCTATCGAAAGCCGGCAACGCAAGCACGGTTCCAGTCGACAGTACCAGGGCGCAGGCGACGCCCAAAGCCAAGCCGTTCAGCGAAACGCGTATAGCGCGTCGCTTATACATGGTCGCCTCCTAGGTAACGTCTTTACGGCCCGTTAGCGACTAGAAACTGTAGGCTACCGTAATGCGGTGGCCGCCGGGGCGGATGACGTCCTTTAAAACTATGAACGCCGTGAGCTTGTCGATCGCTATTACGCCCTCGCTGTAGTCGTAGTTGAAGGACCAGTTCTCGTTGGGGCGGTAGTAAGCGCCTGCGAACATGGTATTGCGCGGGTAAGCGAATATGTTCTGGCGCCAGCCGGCCTTGGCGGAAATATCCTCGGTGAACCACCGCTCCAAACCGACCTGGGTGTTGGTCCACATTTCGCTTAACTTATGCTCGCCGAGCACTTTGCCAGTATCGTCGAAAGTATCCACTCCGATACTGACGAAGTTAACGTTATAGTCGAACGCGAGCGTGGTTTGGTCGTCCGGATAGAAGGCGAAGCCCGGTAACACCCTTACGTCGAACTCCGACCCTTCGGCTATGTCGTAGTCCAAGCCGTCGTCGGTTACGGTAACGTTCGGCGTGATCTTCCCGTCGAAGTTCACGCCCAAAGCGAATTTCGACGACGGCATAAAGCGGCAGCCCGCCCGCGCCAGGATCCTCATCGCCTTGGCCTCGCCGCCCGCCATCGGCTCGCCCGGTTCGTCGACTTCGACCCGGTTTGTGAGCATCTGGGCACCGCCGCCGGCGTGGAATCGCGTGCCGTTAGTCCGGTAAAAAATGCCGCCCAGGAATTCCATGTCGGTCAACGCGAGCTCGGTTTTGGCGACGTCGTCCGCCTCTTCTTCCAGGACGTGAGCAGTATGGGCGTATTTGCCGGCGAAGCCGAAAGCCCAGGGCTTACTGTCGAAGGCTACCAAACCCTTCACGTACTGGGCCGGGATGCTGAACGATAAGACCTCGCCTTCGTCGAAATAGCCCATTTCCGGAAGGGTCATCCCGACGGCGCCGATGGAGAGTTTATCCCAGTTGAAGCCGCCGTCCACGGCGAATACGATAGAACCCATTCTGAACGCCGCGAGGCCCGAGCCTCCCACCGAGGTATTGAGCTTAAGCTCCGCCGCGGCTTCGCCCGGCTCGGGGGGCTGACCCGGTGTAACTTTACCGTCGTTCTCGGTGTACTTCAACGTACCCATCGACCAATCGCCGCCGACGTCCATAAGTATCGTCGAACGCTCGTAGTATACGAGCCGCGCCGGGTTGGCGACGTAGGCGAAGGTCGCGTTATCCTCGGCGTTGAACTCTACGCTCGTGCCGCCGTCGAACGACGGCGCGGCAAAAGCAAAACCGGCGCTCAGCGGGAAAACTAATACCGCCAACGCCGGCCACCGGGAGATAACGCACGTTCTCTTTCCGGGGCTTTGCATGTGAACCTCCCATGTTGAAAAGCGGTTAAACTTACCTTTACCCTGTATTAGTGTACTACACGGCTGCGTAATTTCAACAAAAAAACGCCCCGCCAAGAAGACGAGGCGAACGGCCCGAAAAACCGTGGCCGCGACGCGTCAAATACCTTTGGACGCCCCGGCGACGCTTCTCCCGTAGCCGGGCTTTAAGCCGCTACAAGAACCAGTACGCGGCGCCGACGCGAACCGTCAGGAAG
This genomic interval from bacterium contains the following:
- a CDS encoding tetratricopeptide repeat protein; protein product: MARKGSNLSFIGRYAESLPLFDRAIALDATFVRAYTGRAVTLAQLGRPAEGLASAEEALKLEPANAVAYTTLGFCLYRLGRGDEAEAAYEKALTVAPENPRVLYNYACYWALVGDEEKCREFLTRAFQYVESDVVEHSKKDRDLERYVDADWFDDLHAAAKTLEEGITHFLAGRYAAALAAFERTLAINDRHVRAHAGRSFSLAQLGRPDEGLAAAEEAVRLNPAYVRGYSAFAICLHRLHRRAEAQTAYERAVELAPDDPAALYNFACFWAEVGNEEKCREYLTRALTHDDGQVVGHVAKDPDMARYRNADWLRELIAAAKKARRTAPPKEPI
- a CDS encoding 4Fe-4S binding protein — encoded protein: MENGWTEEEVRELVGDGDDTRVIPVNVTAAAGQRVLNFRAVEGILARADRIAVAECFCHNKMQRCDHTREGCMFLGPWYDGAVKDGYARPASREEALAILRRTYDDGPGLVAAAADEGPYKICACCSRCCFQFTALNKFGMENALLSSDYVATHDGDLCAACGACVERCHFGATARGEEGLRFDPGKCFGCGLCAGTCPTSAQTLVEK